In one window of Janthinobacterium sp. 1_2014MBL_MicDiv DNA:
- a CDS encoding phage holin family protein: MRLLLIWFINAAALFAVPYLMHSVTMSSGWTALLAAAVLGLVNALIRPLLILLTLPVTFLSLGLFILIINGFMFWLVAQMIDGFHVASFWSAVGGALLYSVISWALSTLLLSHDDGKP; encoded by the coding sequence ATGCGCTTGCTACTGATTTGGTTTATCAATGCGGCAGCCCTGTTTGCCGTCCCGTATCTGATGCACTCGGTGACGATGAGCAGCGGCTGGACCGCGCTGCTGGCCGCCGCCGTGCTGGGACTGGTCAATGCGCTGATCCGTCCTTTGCTGATCCTCTTGACCCTGCCCGTGACGTTTTTGTCGCTGGGCTTGTTCATCCTGATCATCAATGGCTTCATGTTCTGGCTGGTGGCGCAGATGATCGACGGTTTCCATGTCGCCAGTTTCTGGTCGGCCGTGGGTGGTGCATTGCTGTACAGCGTCATTTCCTGGGCCTTGTCGACCTTACTTTTGAGTCATGACGATGGCAAACCATAA